Within Sporosarcina sp. PTS2304, the genomic segment ATTTCTTGTGCACATGCAACATACCCGACAGAACCTAACTCATTGGATCCACCAACAGGGATTACATAAGGGTTCCGACCTGCAGCTGTTAAGTCTTCACTCACTTTGTTCATTTCTGCGTTCAAATCTGCACCGTGATGCACTATTCTAATCTGCTCTGCTCCAAGTAGTTTGTACAATAGATTATTGCCGTTAGCATCGGGATTATAAGAAGTGTCTACACCTTCCTCTAGTATGAGATGGCATTTCAATCCCTCTTTCACAGCCGCGGCTAACGTTAGGCGGCAATGATTTGACTGTAGGGCCCCGCACGTGATAATTGTATCTTTCCCTTGCGCTATCGCATCTGCTAGTAAAAATTCCAACTTTCTTGTTTTGTTTCCACCACCCGCAAGGCCTAGCAAATCATCACGTTTAATGTAGATCGTTGGTCCGCCTAATAGTGTAGACAGTCGATCTAACTTTTCAATAGGTGTATGCCCGTGTGTATAACTTCTTCTAGGTAATTTCGACAATAACATGTAAAAAAATCATCCTTTCAATCTTTTTATAGTGCAATACATAAGCTAGTACTTTGCTTCAGGTAAGTGAACTGACTATAGAAATATGTATTTTCAAAATCATCACATAGTTAAAAACGTCTGTCAACGTTCTATTACTATATAAGTTGCATTAAAGGCTTTAGAACATTCGCTTTATTAAGAAGGCCTAAACGGAACACTACTTCTATCCAAGCCTGTTGATTAACTATATTATGTATAATTCACTCATTGATTTATCTAAAAGTGATTTTGACTATGGCGATTGAATAGAGTAAGGCTGACTTGAAGCGGCCTCCGCCACGGCGAACCTCTCGGAGTCGATCTCAGGAAAATGTCCGGTTCTGTAGGGAGAATCCTAATGAGTACATACTCTCTACAACTACTCAATAAAAGCACCTAATTTACAAAGGTCAACTCCTTTCTTTGGATGATTAACAGGCTTTTTGACATATAAATGATGAATGGAAATCTTGGTATATAAAAACTGTGGCTGTCCAACAAGTCCCTAAAATAAACCAGGCAGAGAAAAACGATTCGTTTTCTCTGCCTGATTTTGGTTTATAGTC encodes:
- a CDS encoding D-cysteine desulfhydrase, whose product is MLLSKLPRRSYTHGHTPIEKLDRLSTLLGGPTIYIKRDDLLGLAGGGNKTRKLEFLLADAIAQGKDTIITCGALQSNHCRLTLAAAVKEGLKCHLILEEGVDTSYNPDANGNNLLYKLLGAEQIRIVHHGADLNAEMNKVSEDLTAAGRNPYVIPVGGSNELGSVGYVACAQEILQQTFDSNLVMDHVVVASGSGGTQAGLIVGFNGNSAPIKVTGINVSRPNETQVPKIIELVKKTTRFLQIPEDITANSVHCYDQYVGEGYTIPTNGMIEAVQMLARTEGILLDSVYTGKVMAGLIDLIRKGVFTKDQNVLFVHTGGSPSLYANHTLFNDDLFVL